The following coding sequences are from one Paenibacillus tundrae window:
- a CDS encoding TIGR04053 family radical SAM/SPASM domain-containing protein — translation MMPQMKPRDYAKYPFIVIWEVTRACALKCLHCRAEAQYRADPRQLTTEQGKKLIDDIAAMEVQPLFVFTGGDPLMRPDLFELAEYAIKEKQLPVSMTPSATPKVTRAAITKAKEVGLSRWAFSLDGSTAEIHDHFRGTKGSYDMTMKGIQYLQEAHIPIQVNTTVSRYNLHDLQAISRKVKEMGVVLWSLFFLIPTGRAQEKDMISPEEHEEVMKWMVRIAQEMPYGVKSTEAPHYRRVMMQGRGAVGSERSSMKRLDMLGRAPQSVNDGDGFVFISHTGDVYPSGFLPVVCGNVKEQSLIDVYRNSPVMQTLRDKSQLQGKCGVCEFKTMCGGSRARAYALTGDYMASDTACGYIPSALRQT, via the coding sequence ATGATGCCTCAGATGAAACCGCGAGATTATGCTAAGTATCCGTTCATTGTGATCTGGGAGGTCACACGAGCGTGTGCTCTGAAATGTCTCCATTGCCGCGCGGAAGCCCAGTATAGAGCAGATCCAAGGCAGCTGACAACCGAGCAGGGGAAAAAATTGATTGATGACATTGCGGCAATGGAAGTACAGCCGTTATTTGTGTTTACGGGTGGTGATCCGTTAATGCGACCGGATTTATTTGAGTTAGCAGAGTATGCCATTAAGGAGAAGCAGCTTCCTGTCTCCATGACACCAAGCGCTACACCCAAGGTGACGCGTGCTGCAATAACGAAAGCCAAAGAAGTGGGTTTATCCCGCTGGGCGTTCAGCCTGGATGGTTCGACAGCGGAGATCCATGACCATTTTCGCGGAACGAAGGGTTCATACGATATGACGATGAAGGGCATCCAGTATCTGCAAGAAGCTCACATTCCGATTCAAGTAAACACCACCGTTTCCCGATACAACCTGCACGATTTGCAGGCGATTAGCCGCAAGGTGAAGGAGATGGGCGTGGTTCTGTGGAGTTTATTTTTCCTGATCCCGACAGGGAGAGCCCAAGAGAAGGATATGATTAGTCCAGAAGAGCATGAAGAGGTCATGAAGTGGATGGTACGTATTGCGCAAGAGATGCCTTACGGTGTGAAATCGACGGAGGCACCGCACTATCGGCGGGTGATGATGCAGGGTCGCGGGGCAGTGGGTTCCGAGCGTAGCTCTATGAAACGTCTGGATATGCTGGGACGTGCACCTCAAAGTGTGAATGATGGGGATGGTTTTGTATTTATCAGTCACACCGGCGATGTATATCCTAGCGGATTTCTGCCTGTTGTGTGCGGCAATGTGAAGGAGCAATCACTTATTGACGTGTACAGGAATTCTCCAGTAATGCAGACGTTACGAGACAAGTCCCAATTGCAGGGCAAATGTGGTGTCTGTGAATTTAAAACCATGTGCGGTGGATCAAGGGCAAGAGCGTATGCGCTTACGGGAGACTATATGGCGAGTGATACAGCGTGTGGCTATATTCCGTCTGCGTTGCGACAAACATAA
- a CDS encoding DNA alkylation repair protein: MNLEEVMQELEALGKERTKKIYMSNGAHEPLFGVATGAMKPMSRKIKKDQVLADQLYATGNYDAMYFAGVIADPKAMTAADFERWMETAYFYMISDYIVAVTLAETDIAQEVADAWIASGDELKMSAGWSCYCWLLGSRKDDEFSSDKLEAMLEQVKDTIHDSPERTKYSMNNFIYTVATSYQPLHDQAVETAKLVGPVEVNKDKPKSKLIQASENIQKAVDQGRIGFKRKYVRC, translated from the coding sequence ATGAATCTAGAAGAAGTGATGCAGGAGCTTGAAGCCTTGGGCAAGGAACGAACGAAAAAAATATATATGTCTAATGGCGCGCACGAACCACTTTTCGGTGTTGCTACTGGTGCGATGAAGCCGATGTCCCGCAAGATTAAGAAAGACCAGGTACTTGCCGATCAACTCTATGCTACGGGCAATTATGATGCCATGTATTTTGCCGGCGTTATTGCCGACCCCAAAGCGATGACTGCAGCGGATTTTGAGCGTTGGATGGAAACGGCATATTTCTACATGATATCTGATTATATCGTAGCGGTCACACTCGCAGAGACGGATATTGCTCAAGAGGTTGCCGATGCTTGGATTGCGAGTGGTGATGAGCTGAAGATGTCAGCAGGCTGGAGCTGTTACTGTTGGTTGCTCGGAAGCCGGAAGGATGATGAGTTCTCCTCAGATAAGCTAGAAGCAATGCTGGAACAGGTGAAGGACACGATTCATGATTCGCCGGAACGAACAAAATATTCAATGAACAACTTCATATATACTGTAGCAACATCTTATCAACCTCTACATGATCAGGCAGTGGAGACGGCTAAGCTGGTTGGCCCTGTTGAAGTAAACAAGGACAAGCCTAAGAGTAAGCTAATACAAGCTTCTGAGAACATCCAGAAGGCCGTGGATCAAGGACGGATAGGTTTTAAGCGCAAATATGTAAGGTGTTAG
- a CDS encoding HEAT repeat domain-containing protein → MTLNPTPLNQEQLLKELDTLGYSNRMKQMALLARVHREDEVYSALLISLLESGTAYEAHLALTGAQVAKDAQAVTFAMQHPKAGVRGRAARLLPELITDPEYAIESEITMMSHHCRRHLLQSIVNIGRQDWAERLLPVVLTRWGAHEAAVLLSVCSEETVRSRLSDLGYAVHNWRKLTRRFPDLVAEYLENELQKATQREKGYVWWKLSSAVEKLSVTRPDIVIDCALKYGPKDEIHPVLKRQLGILIQANPEGVFELLTREEARGYLLNHGVPAGILNKRKWFTTAQWTTLVTLLADQPVHVAKVLDTLAPSSRQAMFEAAYPETERKTRLFSTSLLDVLPHQLRDKEAARMLELREIRDDQYQTLEITTRRLIGHARAELEGSVQVSNADERALAYRRLIQSTILSRRGMGDTLHFLTRVKNDQDPVRFAVISELSNCPAHMFKEEHIEDLTVLIDSVVEARDTSYGTKNVTERLAFDLLREHALEPESRLFRFALRTFERMVMRDGQFVLFAKDWDSIPSHALEILFDEIYAFATEANKRENDHVVLRMADAFGKAVERLPKLQHLLEQLVKTQKSPAQAVRHWLAPHKTRDERVRELIDRDPSFIAFYEVFNHLHLKRQEWLDPFITGKVIKGKHLSGKTIYLVPAYNGFYRWLPRQQKALATLLERVALDAKRSFHERASAMRNLASMPDYTSDQLEVLLQDKEVHVVEAALHAFSLWEEPEKALPILLDNLEGDRARVAMYSIPRCARRVSPLLLTSILSDLLNREKLKVTVRKEAIRLLGAYKTSESMTLLVREYEKPNTHKDVIIAIGHAARQCLDDERSWAMMSTMASSPQRDIARSLLNQQPGDLPVEARPRYLQWITEIAGHTDSAVAKEAFRAMAKWVNGNEDVIAACASKALGDLQDSTRWEAALDTIIATCRDGQTNEQVIAVCRQLVDTETTADWNAGTERDLPHRQRLLALIDKLASLPRPARWLLIPLYEGLIEIFQSQDTMKPSVIKLQLAMTDWSDTDGAVASLNVVIPMVDGQPYLLDFAYHQIVRVVNGSVGYWKPEGLLELVDRLNAQSQIASSYIGLSLLKIAGKALLWNKASADRLRAYRNHEHEIIRLMALDLWTVLE, encoded by the coding sequence ATGACACTTAATCCAACACCATTAAACCAAGAACAGCTCCTGAAGGAGCTAGACACACTAGGGTATTCCAATCGGATGAAACAAATGGCACTGCTCGCGCGTGTGCACCGAGAAGATGAAGTCTATTCGGCGTTACTTATAAGCTTGCTGGAGAGCGGCACTGCGTACGAGGCACATTTGGCGCTGACTGGCGCTCAAGTCGCTAAGGATGCACAGGCTGTAACGTTCGCTATGCAGCATCCCAAAGCAGGGGTCAGGGGGCGGGCAGCCAGATTGTTGCCAGAGCTTATCACCGATCCTGAATATGCCATTGAATCCGAGATCACAATGATGTCACACCATTGCCGTCGCCATTTGTTGCAGAGCATTGTGAACATTGGTAGACAGGATTGGGCAGAGCGATTATTGCCGGTTGTGCTTACCCGCTGGGGAGCCCACGAGGCTGCGGTATTATTATCTGTATGCAGCGAGGAGACGGTTCGTAGCCGGCTCTCTGACTTAGGTTATGCGGTACATAATTGGCGGAAGTTAACGAGACGTTTCCCGGATCTGGTTGCCGAATATCTGGAGAATGAGCTACAGAAGGCTACGCAACGGGAAAAGGGATATGTATGGTGGAAGCTTTCTTCCGCCGTTGAGAAACTTAGTGTTACAAGACCGGATATCGTTATAGATTGCGCTCTCAAGTATGGACCGAAGGATGAGATACATCCTGTCCTTAAGCGACAATTAGGTATTCTCATCCAGGCTAACCCTGAGGGTGTATTTGAACTGCTGACAAGAGAAGAGGCAAGAGGGTATCTTCTGAATCATGGGGTGCCCGCAGGTATTTTGAATAAAAGAAAGTGGTTTACGACAGCGCAGTGGACAACACTGGTCACCTTGCTTGCCGATCAGCCCGTGCATGTTGCTAAGGTACTGGATACACTCGCTCCATCATCTCGTCAAGCGATGTTTGAGGCCGCATATCCAGAAACTGAACGCAAAACACGTTTGTTTTCTACCTCGTTGTTAGATGTGTTGCCACATCAATTACGGGACAAGGAAGCTGCGCGAATGCTGGAGCTTCGGGAGATTCGCGATGATCAGTATCAGACGCTTGAAATTACAACAAGGCGTTTGATTGGACATGCGAGAGCGGAGCTAGAGGGATCAGTTCAAGTATCTAATGCGGATGAGCGTGCCCTAGCTTATAGGCGGTTGATTCAGAGCACAATTCTATCTCGGCGCGGAATGGGTGATACACTTCATTTCTTGACCCGAGTCAAAAACGACCAAGATCCGGTTCGATTTGCAGTTATATCGGAACTGTCGAACTGTCCCGCGCACATGTTCAAGGAGGAGCATATAGAGGATCTAACCGTGTTGATAGATAGTGTGGTTGAAGCACGAGATACCTCATATGGGACGAAGAACGTAACGGAAAGATTGGCTTTTGACTTACTGAGGGAGCATGCACTGGAACCAGAGAGTAGGCTGTTTAGATTCGCTTTGCGAACATTTGAGAGAATGGTTATGCGTGATGGGCAGTTTGTGTTATTCGCCAAAGATTGGGATAGCATACCGAGTCATGCACTTGAGATTTTGTTTGATGAGATCTATGCTTTTGCCACGGAAGCTAACAAGCGTGAGAATGACCATGTAGTTCTGCGGATGGCAGATGCATTCGGTAAAGCTGTAGAGCGATTGCCGAAACTCCAACATCTGTTAGAGCAACTGGTCAAAACTCAAAAGTCCCCTGCACAGGCTGTTCGGCACTGGCTAGCTCCCCATAAAACACGGGACGAGAGAGTCAGAGAGCTGATCGACAGAGATCCGTCCTTCATTGCTTTCTATGAGGTGTTCAACCATCTGCATTTGAAACGACAAGAGTGGCTAGATCCGTTTATCACAGGAAAGGTTATTAAGGGAAAACATCTATCAGGCAAAACAATCTATCTTGTGCCAGCCTATAATGGATTTTATCGTTGGTTGCCGCGTCAGCAAAAAGCACTTGCTACCTTGCTTGAACGAGTCGCATTAGATGCCAAGCGCAGCTTCCATGAGCGTGCATCGGCGATGAGAAATCTTGCAAGTATGCCCGACTATACTTCGGATCAACTGGAAGTCCTATTGCAGGATAAGGAAGTACACGTCGTTGAAGCAGCCCTTCATGCCTTTTCGCTATGGGAAGAGCCGGAGAAGGCACTCCCTATTTTGTTAGACAACCTAGAGGGAGACCGTGCACGTGTTGCGATGTATTCGATTCCTAGATGCGCACGCAGGGTAAGTCCTTTGTTGTTAACGTCCATTCTCTCTGACTTGTTAAACCGGGAGAAGCTGAAAGTTACGGTTAGAAAAGAAGCGATTCGACTTCTGGGTGCTTATAAAACGAGTGAGAGCATGACTCTGCTCGTTCGGGAATACGAGAAACCGAATACGCACAAAGACGTGATCATTGCCATAGGGCATGCGGCAAGGCAGTGTCTTGACGATGAACGTAGCTGGGCGATGATGAGCACGATGGCTTCGTCTCCACAGCGGGATATCGCAAGGAGTTTGCTGAATCAGCAGCCGGGCGATCTTCCCGTGGAGGCACGTCCACGGTATCTGCAGTGGATTACTGAGATTGCAGGTCACACGGATTCGGCTGTTGCGAAAGAAGCTTTTCGGGCAATGGCCAAGTGGGTGAACGGGAACGAAGATGTGATTGCGGCTTGCGCAAGTAAGGCACTCGGGGATCTGCAGGATAGCACACGTTGGGAAGCGGCACTTGATACAATCATTGCAACTTGCCGTGATGGACAAACGAATGAACAGGTCATCGCCGTGTGCAGACAATTGGTTGATACCGAAACGACAGCTGATTGGAATGCCGGTACCGAGCGAGATCTGCCACACCGGCAGCGTTTGCTCGCCTTAATAGACAAGCTCGCCTCATTGCCTCGCCCTGCACGGTGGTTACTTATACCTTTGTATGAAGGCTTGATTGAAATTTTCCAGTCTCAAGATACGATGAAACCTTCTGTGATCAAGTTGCAATTAGCTATGACGGATTGGAGCGATACTGACGGAGCAGTCGCTAGTTTGAATGTTGTTATTCCGATGGTGGATGGACAGCCTTATTTGCTTGATTTTGCATATCATCAGATCGTCCGGGTCGTCAATGGCAGCGTAGGTTACTGGAAACCGGAGGGGCTGCTTGAACTCGTGGATCGGTTGAACGCTCAGTCGCAGATCGCTTCCTCATATATAGGTCTGTCGCTGTTGAAGATCGCCGGTAAAGCTCTATTATGGAACAAGGCTTCTGCTGATCGGTTAAGGGCTTATCGAAATCATGAACATGAGATTATCCGATTGATGGCATTGGATCTGTGGACCGTGCTTGAATAA
- a CDS encoding ABC transporter permease — protein MKKLVVKLFRDMKQSVVQCIALVLVIAVGAFFYAGLSSYSQKQREYTGDYFATYNLSDLNVYYDRVAVEDVARFAKIDGVERIEARYTTDALQYFDGYTAAFTIHSLPSDNQINRPMILEGRLPSEPAEIMVDSHYAEEHSYQVGDSIRLNTNGREMTFEISGLIENVEYVKKNATQDHKTHAIAYVAQEAIPKIAGSLYYNELLIDAKEGHDVDLIAKTMEAQSAELSYLGQTSKERSFGYAQIQQTIYNNGMMSKVIPLILFLISAIILFLTMSRTIDSQRNQIGIMKALGIKTSWIMFHYMGYALLVSTIGSLVGCIVALYVFIPLVTASSAKSYSLPGITFSLSPWSFLPPLLFSSSFGLLSVYWSGRTILNERAAHAMRPKPPRNMKNLLIERIPGMWKRISFSHKIIIRNLFLNKKKAVASSIGTMVSMVLLIIAVGTQASLLTIANQIEDVYTYDLRVDYKIGTALEAIDLSSDIQSHYFISTLPVELVEANNRENATMVVMEKENNLIQLFDQADQPIAIGDHGVIVPKSYAEHYNIVEGDFIQLRFMQPERRNQSVTMEVAQITNQYNHPSFYITPTYLESFRVDYHPTSMLIKANNDTELASIRHFFEQDQRVNSLTDKQEIQESARYILNQNQFMFVMFLISAVILSLGAVYTISSINIHERNRELATLKVLGYPIGKINRLIFKENIILTGLAAIVAIPLGIYFFAMVIKALSSTHQQIPDQVNVTGLLISVVLAFFLTMLSNLLLRRNIANIHMTESLKSVE, from the coding sequence ATGAAGAAATTAGTCGTGAAGCTGTTCAGAGACATGAAACAATCGGTTGTTCAATGTATTGCGTTAGTGTTGGTCATCGCTGTAGGCGCCTTCTTCTATGCGGGATTAAGTAGCTATAGCCAGAAGCAGCGTGAGTACACCGGGGATTATTTTGCAACATATAACTTAAGTGATCTGAATGTGTATTATGACCGTGTGGCTGTAGAAGATGTAGCACGATTCGCTAAAATTGACGGAGTTGAACGTATTGAAGCGCGTTATACAACGGATGCATTACAATACTTCGATGGTTATACAGCGGCATTCACTATCCATTCACTGCCGTCCGACAATCAGATCAATAGGCCGATGATCCTAGAGGGGCGTCTTCCTTCCGAACCTGCTGAGATCATGGTGGACTCGCATTATGCCGAGGAACATTCGTATCAGGTTGGTGATTCGATTCGTTTGAACACGAATGGAAGAGAAATGACGTTTGAGATCAGCGGACTAATTGAGAATGTAGAATATGTGAAGAAAAATGCTACGCAAGACCATAAAACTCATGCCATAGCCTATGTTGCCCAAGAAGCGATTCCAAAGATTGCAGGCAGTCTATATTACAATGAATTGCTCATTGATGCCAAGGAAGGGCATGATGTGGATTTAATAGCGAAGACCATGGAAGCACAATCCGCAGAGCTTTCATATCTAGGACAAACGAGCAAAGAGCGGTCATTCGGATATGCCCAGATCCAGCAGACCATCTATAACAACGGTATGATGAGTAAAGTAATTCCGCTCATTCTCTTTTTGATCTCAGCGATCATTTTATTTCTAACCATGTCCAGAACAATAGATTCACAGCGCAATCAGATCGGCATCATGAAGGCTCTGGGGATTAAGACTAGTTGGATTATGTTTCATTACATGGGATATGCTCTGCTGGTTAGTACAATCGGTTCCCTCGTTGGCTGCATCGTAGCCCTCTACGTGTTTATCCCATTAGTCACAGCATCTAGCGCCAAGTCATATTCGTTGCCTGGAATTACATTTTCGCTCTCCCCATGGTCGTTCCTGCCGCCGTTGTTGTTCTCTAGTAGCTTTGGACTCTTGTCCGTTTATTGGAGTGGTAGAACGATACTTAATGAGCGTGCAGCTCATGCCATGCGTCCGAAGCCACCCCGCAACATGAAGAACCTACTAATCGAACGGATTCCGGGGATGTGGAAACGGATTTCCTTCAGCCACAAAATCATTATAAGAAACCTATTTCTAAACAAAAAGAAGGCAGTGGCAAGCTCCATTGGAACGATGGTGAGCATGGTATTGCTGATTATCGCCGTAGGTACCCAAGCGTCATTGCTGACAATAGCCAACCAGATTGAGGATGTGTATACCTATGATCTGAGAGTAGATTACAAAATAGGTACTGCGCTTGAGGCAATCGATCTGTCCTCAGATATTCAAAGCCATTACTTCATTTCTACCCTACCTGTGGAGCTCGTTGAGGCGAATAACAGAGAGAATGCGACGATGGTCGTGATGGAAAAAGAAAACAACCTCATTCAATTGTTTGATCAAGCAGATCAACCAATAGCTATCGGGGATCATGGCGTGATTGTACCGAAATCCTATGCGGAACATTACAACATCGTAGAAGGCGACTTCATTCAACTGCGCTTCATGCAGCCGGAGCGACGGAATCAATCTGTAACGATGGAGGTTGCCCAGATTACGAATCAGTATAATCACCCATCCTTTTATATCACGCCAACCTATTTGGAGAGCTTCAGGGTCGATTATCATCCAACCTCGATGTTGATTAAAGCTAATAATGATACGGAGTTAGCAAGCATACGCCATTTTTTTGAACAGGATCAACGTGTGAACTCGCTTACGGATAAGCAGGAAATTCAGGAATCGGCCAGATATATTCTGAACCAGAATCAGTTTATGTTCGTGATGTTTCTCATTAGTGCGGTAATTCTCTCCTTGGGAGCCGTCTACACGATCTCTTCCATTAACATTCATGAACGGAATAGAGAGCTTGCTACGCTCAAAGTTCTGGGTTATCCCATAGGTAAAATCAATCGTCTTATTTTTAAGGAAAACATCATATTAACCGGCTTGGCAGCTATTGTTGCGATACCTTTAGGTATTTACTTTTTTGCGATGGTGATTAAGGCACTATCTAGTACCCATCAACAAATTCCAGATCAAGTAAATGTGACTGGATTGCTGATCTCCGTGGTGCTGGCATTCTTTTTAACCATGCTGTCCAACTTACTATTAAGAAGGAACATTGCCAATATTCATATGACGGAGTCGCTAAAAAGCGTAGAGTAG
- a CDS encoding DUF4317 domain-containing protein encodes MNKKEVAHIRKQFKLDHDLLNIYDILNVYITKETNEVYHWERHPFELVDREKQELYMGNFKKLLTGELDQKLFELKFQEQAEEPAQVMLHQALVTGDPDEWSDLMLLLVDRMLADAKYERDMVVTFVKGQYYLPTQARNEATEESEKNEVFAHPFILCSVNSTEKQKKTMLFDYVEREFKYNVIVDPIIKLSTPEQGFLYPSVTDNYSDVNRVLYCTGKSNFPDPHFVEQVLNGDRSVTALEERAIFEDIVKEITGEQMDASTLAHVYEEINRVIEVSEESHEEEPPKLDYKDVERVLTASGVEDLTEEKVERAFETIVDNKNYELKANSVMPKYTSKSIKIDTKVATISVSPQDLKYVRQVNYQGKRCIMIEVDEDAVIEGFTLTTETL; translated from the coding sequence ATGAATAAAAAAGAAGTCGCGCATATACGCAAACAATTCAAATTGGATCACGATCTACTGAATATTTACGATATTCTTAACGTCTATATTACGAAGGAAACGAATGAGGTCTACCATTGGGAGCGCCACCCGTTTGAGCTCGTGGATCGGGAAAAGCAAGAGCTATACATGGGGAATTTCAAAAAACTACTAACCGGCGAACTGGATCAGAAATTGTTCGAGCTGAAGTTTCAAGAACAGGCAGAGGAGCCTGCACAGGTGATGCTGCACCAAGCACTCGTAACAGGTGATCCGGACGAATGGTCAGACCTGATGTTGCTGCTTGTGGATCGTATGCTGGCCGATGCGAAGTATGAGCGGGACATGGTAGTTACGTTTGTTAAGGGTCAATACTACTTGCCAACTCAGGCCAGAAACGAAGCAACGGAAGAGAGCGAGAAGAACGAAGTGTTTGCTCATCCCTTCATTCTGTGCAGCGTAAATTCAACGGAAAAACAAAAGAAGACAATGTTGTTTGACTATGTGGAACGGGAGTTTAAGTATAACGTCATTGTTGATCCGATTATCAAATTGAGCACGCCAGAGCAGGGGTTCCTGTATCCGAGCGTGACAGACAATTATTCGGACGTAAATCGTGTTTTATACTGTACCGGGAAATCCAATTTTCCAGATCCACACTTTGTAGAACAGGTGTTGAATGGCGATCGGTCTGTGACAGCACTGGAGGAACGAGCCATCTTTGAAGATATCGTGAAAGAGATCACGGGGGAACAAATGGATGCATCCACACTTGCTCATGTATATGAAGAGATTAATCGGGTCATTGAAGTGAGTGAAGAGTCACACGAGGAAGAGCCGCCGAAGCTTGATTACAAGGATGTGGAGCGTGTACTCACCGCGAGCGGTGTAGAGGATCTGACAGAGGAGAAAGTAGAGCGGGCATTCGAGACAATTGTGGATAACAAGAACTATGAGTTGAAGGCCAATAGTGTCATGCCGAAATACACTTCCAAATCGATCAAAATTGATACAAAGGTAGCCACAATCTCCGTTAGTCCGCAAGATCTGAAATACGTAAGACAAGTCAACTATCAGGGCAAACGCTGCATTATGATTGAGGTTGATGAGGATGCCGTTATTGAAGGATTTACACTTACTACAGAGACGCTATAA
- the hemG gene encoding protoporphyrinogen oxidase yields MDKQSRKQIVIAGGGITGLSTAYYVEQLCRAHAIEAEIVLVEKSDRFGGHMHTGKKDGFVIERGPDSFLARKTSIIELMQELGIGDDIVGTRPGISHSYIAYRNQLHPIPDGFMLGVPTKWKPFITTKLISVRGKVRAAADLVLPRKSNVEDESLGQLLRRRLGDEVLEQIAEPLLAGIYAGNADALSVQATFPMLQETEQKHRSLIVGMLGVRKSRVPKQTTQSSQTANKSGSGNDSGSVSTVKKSMFLSARGGLEEVVTHLEKALSSSINMMKNTEISGVTHEGERYVVHLHNGTKLHADAMVIATPAHVAARLLPDESISELLQTIPYASVMNVVLAYREQDVGISLAASGFVVPRKEGRAVTACTWTSSKWAHTAPEGHILLRAYVGKYGQENDDQLSDEKLVHHVRRELEEMMGISAEPIFTEVNRLPDAMPQYKVGHLERMQELDDALATVMPGVYLGGGGYRGIGVPDCISQGKAMANKLLTRLIDMSV; encoded by the coding sequence ATGGATAAACAAAGCAGGAAGCAAATCGTTATTGCTGGAGGCGGAATCACGGGACTCAGTACAGCTTATTATGTAGAGCAGTTGTGCAGGGCGCACGCGATTGAAGCAGAGATTGTGTTGGTGGAGAAAAGTGATCGGTTCGGCGGACATATGCATACCGGGAAAAAGGATGGATTTGTCATTGAACGGGGGCCGGACTCGTTTCTTGCCCGCAAAACTTCCATCATTGAACTGATGCAGGAGCTGGGCATAGGGGATGACATTGTTGGCACAAGACCTGGGATATCCCACAGCTACATTGCTTATCGGAATCAGCTGCATCCCATCCCGGATGGCTTTATGCTTGGCGTACCGACGAAGTGGAAACCATTCATTACAACCAAGCTGATATCTGTGCGGGGGAAGGTGCGAGCTGCTGCAGATCTGGTTCTGCCAAGAAAGTCGAATGTGGAAGATGAGTCTCTGGGACAACTGCTTCGTAGACGCCTGGGAGATGAGGTGCTGGAACAGATTGCCGAGCCACTGCTGGCAGGGATCTATGCAGGCAATGCAGATGCACTAAGTGTGCAGGCTACCTTTCCGATGCTGCAAGAAACCGAACAGAAGCATCGGAGCTTAATTGTAGGTATGCTTGGTGTTCGAAAGAGCAGAGTTCCGAAGCAGACGACGCAATCGAGCCAAACTGCGAATAAAAGTGGAAGTGGTAACGATAGTGGTAGTGTAAGTACGGTGAAGAAAAGCATGTTTCTAAGTGCCCGTGGAGGGCTGGAAGAGGTCGTGACTCATCTCGAAAAGGCATTATCCTCCAGTATTAATATGATGAAGAATACAGAAATATCAGGTGTCACACATGAAGGGGAGCGTTATGTTGTCCACTTGCATAATGGAACGAAGCTTCATGCAGACGCGATGGTAATCGCTACTCCAGCCCATGTAGCAGCTAGGTTATTGCCAGATGAGTCTATATCCGAGTTACTGCAAACCATTCCCTATGCATCCGTGATGAATGTTGTACTTGCTTATCGCGAGCAGGATGTCGGTATCTCTTTGGCTGCATCAGGCTTCGTCGTTCCTCGTAAAGAAGGACGTGCGGTAACCGCCTGCACCTGGACGTCTTCCAAATGGGCACATACGGCTCCAGAGGGTCACATTCTGTTAAGAGCTTATGTGGGCAAATACGGGCAGGAAAATGATGATCAGCTCTCAGATGAGAAGCTGGTGCACCATGTACGCCGTGAACTGGAAGAGATGATGGGCATATCTGCCGAGCCGATCTTTACGGAAGTGAACCGACTTCCCGATGCAATGCCACAATATAAGGTGGGACATCTGGAGCGTATGCAGGAGCTTGACGATGCTTTGGCAACGGTTATGCCAGGTGTGTACCTAGGCGGTGGGGGATATCGGGGAATCGGAGTTCCGGATTGTATATCCCAAGGCAAGGCTATGGCGAATAAGTTGTTAACCAGATTAATAGATATGAGTGTGTAG